Proteins found in one Acomys russatus chromosome 31, mAcoRus1.1, whole genome shotgun sequence genomic segment:
- the Ascl1 gene encoding achaete-scute homolog 1, with amino-acid sequence MESSGKMENGAGQQPQPPQPFLPPAACFFATAAAAAAAAAAAQSAQQQQQPPQQAPQLSPVADGQPSGGGHKSAAKQVKRQRSSSPELMRCKRRLNFSGFGYSLPQQQPAAVARRNERERNRVKLVNLGFATLREHVPNGAANKKMSKVETLRSAVEYIRALQQLLDEHDAVSAAFQAGVLSPTISPNYSNDLNSMAGSPVSSYSSDEGSYDPLSPEEQELLDFTNWF; translated from the coding sequence ATGGAGAGCTCTGGCAAGATGGAGAACGGAGCCGGCCAGCAGCCGCAGCCCCCGCAGCCTTTCCTGCCTCCCGCAGCCTGCTTCTTTGCTACAGCAGCAGccgcggcggcggcagcggcagcagctcAGAGCgcgcagcagcaacagcagccgcCGCAGCAGGCGCCGCAGCTGAGCCCGGTGGCCGATGGCCAGCCCTCAGGGGGCGGTCACAAGTCAGCGGCCAAGCAGGTCAAGCGCCAGCGCTCCTCTTCTCCGGAACTGATGCGTTGCAAGCGCCGGCTCAACTTCAGCGGATTCGGCTACAGCCTGCCTCAGCAACAGCCGGCCGCCGTGGCGCGTCGCAACGAGCGCGAGCGCAACCGGGTCAAGTTGGTTAACCTGGGTTTTGCAACCCTAAGGGAGCACGTCCCTAATGGCGCTGCCAACAAAAAAATGAGCAAGGTGGAGACGCTGCGCTCGGCTGTCGAGTACATCCGCgctctgcagcagctgctggaTGAGCACGACGCGGTGAGCGCCGCCTTCCAGGCGGGCGTCCTGTCGCCCACCATCTCCCCCAACTACTCCAACGACTTGAACTCTATGGCGGGTTCTCCGGTCTCATCCTACTCCTCCGATGAGGGATCCTACGACCCGCTCAGTCCAGAGGAACAAGAGCTGCTGGACTTTACCAACTGGTTCTGA